The Pseudosulfitobacter pseudonitzschiae genome includes a region encoding these proteins:
- a CDS encoding GNAT family N-acetyltransferase — translation MNTRSSDSPQFGAPVPDWTPPPTPEGVLMTGRYAALEPLNADKHAALLFRAYEGEDQVWDYLPYGPFSSSAQYHRWVHSVAGQRDPVFFAVRNLETGHFDGVLSLLRIDPAAGSIEVGHINFSPALQRTPVATEALFLTIKWAFEAGYRRFEWKCDALNVPSRRAGQRLGLSFEGVFRQATVYKGRNRDTAWFAAIDKEWPALKEAFRVWLDPSNFDQEGHQIERLSDLTDLVRVNSDPTL, via the coding sequence ATGAACACACGATCTTCAGACAGCCCGCAATTCGGCGCACCGGTTCCCGACTGGACGCCTCCTCCGACTCCCGAAGGGGTGTTGATGACAGGGCGCTATGCGGCTTTGGAGCCGTTGAATGCGGACAAACACGCGGCCCTGTTGTTTCGTGCCTATGAGGGTGAGGATCAGGTTTGGGATTACCTGCCTTATGGGCCGTTTTCATCGTCGGCGCAGTATCATCGGTGGGTGCACAGTGTAGCAGGTCAACGCGATCCGGTTTTCTTTGCCGTGCGCAATCTGGAAACCGGCCATTTTGACGGTGTTCTTAGTCTGTTGCGCATTGACCCTGCGGCGGGGTCAATCGAAGTGGGTCACATCAACTTTTCGCCTGCGCTTCAGCGCACGCCTGTGGCAACCGAGGCCTTGTTTCTCACGATCAAATGGGCGTTTGAGGCGGGGTATCGGCGGTTCGAATGGAAATGCGATGCGTTGAACGTGCCGTCACGGCGCGCGGGGCAACGGCTGGGTCTGAGTTTCGAGGGCGTATTTCGTCAGGCGACTGTCTACAAGGGGCGTAATCGTGACACGGCGTGGTTTGCCGCGATTGATAAGGAATGGCCTGCGTTGAAGGAGGCGTTTCGCGTCTGGCTTGATCCGTCGAATTTCGACCAAGAGGGTCATCAGATTGAACGCTTGTCCGATCTGACAGACCTTGTTCGTGTGAACAGCGACCCCACACTCTAG
- a CDS encoding aldehyde dehydrogenase family protein, with amino-acid sequence MITCISPIDGSIYAERPALGASDAAAAVKRARAAQSDWAARPLSERIALVQDGVARIGAMNDQIVPELAHQMGRPIRYGGEFGGFNERATYMADIAQDALSDIVIEDSDSFRRVIKRVPHGVVLVVAPWNYPYMTAINTVAPALIAGNAVMLKHASQTPLVGERLAEAFHAAGIPEDVFQNVFLDHQTTSDLIAAKSFGFVNFTGSVGGGRAIETAAAGTFTGVGLELGGKDPGYVCDDADVQAAADTLIDGAMFNSGQCCCGIERIYVAEALFDDFVAKAVEIVKGYRLGNPLDPETTIGPMAHARFAETVRDQTAEAIAAGATAHIDPADFPQDNGAYLMPQILTNVTHDMRVMREESFGPVVGIMAVKDDAEAIRLMNDSDYGLTAAVWTKDVARAEAIADQIETGTVFMNRADYLDPALCWTGCKDTGRGGGLSVIGYHNLTRPKSYHLKKA; translated from the coding sequence ATGATTACCTGTATTTCGCCGATCGACGGATCGATCTATGCCGAGCGCCCGGCGCTGGGCGCTTCCGACGCAGCTGCGGCTGTTAAACGCGCCCGTGCCGCGCAATCCGACTGGGCCGCGCGCCCGCTGTCCGAGCGTATTGCGTTGGTGCAGGACGGCGTTGCACGTATCGGTGCGATGAACGACCAGATCGTGCCGGAACTGGCGCACCAGATGGGTCGCCCGATCCGCTATGGCGGAGAATTCGGCGGTTTCAACGAACGCGCCACCTATATGGCCGATATCGCGCAGGACGCGCTGTCCGATATCGTCATCGAGGATAGCGACTCGTTCCGCCGTGTGATCAAACGCGTGCCGCATGGCGTCGTGCTGGTCGTGGCCCCGTGGAATTACCCTTATATGACGGCCATCAACACAGTCGCCCCCGCGCTGATCGCGGGCAATGCGGTGATGCTGAAACACGCCAGCCAGACACCACTGGTCGGTGAACGTCTGGCCGAGGCATTCCACGCCGCAGGCATCCCCGAAGACGTATTCCAGAACGTGTTTCTGGACCATCAGACCACATCCGACCTGATCGCCGCGAAATCGTTCGGCTTTGTGAACTTCACCGGCTCGGTCGGTGGGGGACGCGCGATCGAAACCGCTGCTGCGGGCACCTTCACCGGTGTCGGGCTGGAACTGGGCGGCAAAGACCCCGGCTATGTTTGCGACGATGCGGATGTGCAGGCGGCTGCCGACACGCTGATCGACGGCGCGATGTTCAACTCGGGCCAGTGCTGCTGCGGAATCGAACGGATTTACGTGGCCGAGGCCCTGTTCGATGATTTCGTCGCCAAGGCGGTCGAGATCGTCAAAGGCTACCGTCTGGGCAATCCGCTCGACCCCGAAACGACCATAGGCCCGATGGCGCACGCCCGCTTTGCCGAAACCGTACGCGACCAGACCGCCGAGGCGATTGCCGCGGGTGCCACGGCCCACATCGACCCCGCCGACTTTCCGCAGGACAATGGTGCCTACCTGATGCCGCAGATCCTTACGAACGTGACCCACGACATGCGCGTGATGCGCGAGGAAAGCTTTGGCCCCGTCGTCGGCATCATGGCCGTCAAGGATGACGCCGAAGCGATCCGCCTGATGAACGACAGCGATTACGGGCTGACCGCCGCCGTCTGGACCAAGGACGTCGCCCGCGCCGAGGCCATTGCCGACCAGATCGAAACCGGCACCGTGTTCATGAACCGCGCCGATTACCTTGATCCTGCCCTGTGCTGGACGGGCTGCAAGGATACCGGTCGCGGTGGCGGTTTGTCGGTCATTGGCTATCACAACCTGACCCGCCCCAAATCCTACCACCTGAAGAAAGCCTGA
- a CDS encoding DUF1467 family protein, translating into MGITSAIVLFAVIWFMTFLIVLPIRVQTQGDMGEIVPGTHAGAPEVHNLKKKAWITTGLAVVIWAIVAGIILSGVISLRDIDWFDRMGPPSATDGTNG; encoded by the coding sequence ATGGGAATTACATCAGCCATCGTTCTGTTTGCCGTGATCTGGTTCATGACTTTTCTGATCGTATTACCGATCCGGGTGCAAACCCAAGGGGATATGGGTGAGATCGTGCCCGGCACGCATGCCGGTGCGCCCGAGGTCCATAACCTCAAAAAGAAGGCGTGGATCACCACCGGTTTGGCAGTGGTGATCTGGGCCATCGTCGCGGGGATCATCCTGTCGGGCGTGATCAGTTTGCGCGATATTGACTGGTTCGACCGGATGGGCCCGCCATCTGCAACCGATGGAACAAATGGGTAA
- a CDS encoding response regulator, with amino-acid sequence MDDIDPFKPHMPVPTSARPLLGLTVLAVEDSRFACEALRLLCLRSGARIRRADSLRAARRHLQVYRPTVVIIDLGLPDGNGIDLIEDLVAAIPRPDVIIGTSGDNYGKTAAMDAGADGFFDKPITSLGVFQSKILSLLPADRRPDGPRRISMEEVQPDPIAFQDDMAHVADVLEDRNDDRTLDYVAQFLSGVARSAKDGPLQQAAEALAQKRAAGQPAMSETAILAGLVHDRMTHRMAI; translated from the coding sequence ATGGACGATATCGACCCATTCAAACCCCATATGCCTGTGCCCACGTCAGCGCGCCCCTTGCTGGGGCTAACTGTTCTGGCAGTCGAAGACAGCCGCTTTGCCTGCGAGGCGCTGCGCCTGCTGTGTTTGCGAAGCGGGGCGCGCATCCGGCGCGCCGACAGCCTGCGCGCTGCACGGCGACACCTGCAAGTTTACCGCCCGACAGTTGTGATCATCGACCTTGGCTTGCCGGATGGCAACGGCATCGATCTGATCGAAGACCTTGTGGCCGCGATCCCGCGACCCGATGTGATCATTGGCACATCGGGCGACAACTATGGCAAAACAGCTGCGATGGACGCCGGTGCAGACGGCTTTTTCGACAAGCCGATCACTTCGCTGGGCGTCTTCCAAAGCAAAATCCTGTCACTTCTGCCCGCAGACCGCCGCCCCGATGGCCCTCGCCGCATTTCGATGGAAGAAGTACAGCCCGACCCCATCGCCTTTCAGGACGATATGGCGCACGTGGCCGACGTTCTGGAAGACCGCAACGACGACCGCACGCTGGACTATGTGGCACAGTTTCTCTCTGGCGTCGCGCGCAGTGCCAAAGACGGACCGTTGCAACAGGCCGCAGAAGCCCTCGCGCAAAAACGCGCGGCAGGTCAGCCAGCGATGTCAGAGACGGCGATACTGGCAGGATTGGTACACGACCGTATGACCCACCGTATGGCGATATGA
- a CDS encoding lytic murein transglycosylase encodes MIITRRNFTLGLTAGLGLAGCGTSMSAISSVSSGGLPDDLRPVPNAGWSQWVASFRDRAGAQGISETTLNAGFRGAGYLPGVVRRDRNQTEFTRTLEDYLAIAASDERVTKGRAAFARHNAMLNALEAKYGVDATIICAIWGLESYFGERKGDVPVVSATSTLAYDGRRGAFFEQQLVAALKIIQSGDISADRMVGSWAGAMGHTQFIPTSYQSFAVDYTGDGRRDIWSADPSDALASTAVYLQRNGWTRGVHWGGEVGNGAPEGRVITPQQGGPSFSVTSNFSAIKRYNNSDSYAIGVGHLADRIGGAGPLRGSFPPDANGLTKDDRVTLQRRLTAAGFDTDGADGVLGPKSQAAISAYQTSRGLPATGVPSQELLRSLG; translated from the coding sequence ATGATCATTACGCGACGCAATTTCACGCTTGGCCTCACCGCAGGGCTGGGCCTTGCAGGCTGTGGCACCTCAATGTCGGCCATTTCTTCGGTATCGTCAGGCGGGTTACCCGACGACCTGCGCCCCGTTCCCAACGCAGGCTGGAGCCAGTGGGTCGCATCTTTCCGTGACCGTGCAGGCGCGCAAGGCATTTCCGAGACCACTTTGAACGCAGGATTTCGCGGCGCGGGCTATTTGCCCGGTGTGGTCAGGCGTGACCGCAACCAGACCGAATTCACCCGCACGCTGGAAGATTATCTTGCCATCGCGGCCTCGGATGAACGCGTGACCAAGGGCCGTGCGGCCTTTGCGCGCCATAACGCCATGCTGAACGCGCTTGAGGCGAAGTACGGCGTTGATGCCACCATTATTTGCGCGATCTGGGGGCTGGAAAGCTATTTTGGAGAGCGTAAGGGCGATGTGCCGGTTGTGTCGGCCACGTCGACGCTGGCCTATGACGGGCGGCGGGGCGCGTTCTTTGAACAGCAACTGGTAGCGGCGTTGAAGATCATCCAGAGCGGTGATATTTCCGCTGACCGTATGGTGGGCAGCTGGGCGGGGGCGATGGGGCACACCCAGTTTATCCCCACGTCCTATCAATCCTTTGCCGTGGACTACACCGGCGACGGACGCCGCGACATCTGGTCGGCGGACCCTAGCGATGCCTTGGCGTCGACCGCTGTCTATTTGCAACGCAATGGCTGGACACGCGGCGTGCACTGGGGCGGCGAGGTAGGCAACGGCGCACCTGAAGGCCGCGTAATTACCCCGCAGCAGGGCGGCCCCAGCTTTTCCGTGACTTCGAACTTTAGCGCGATCAAACGGTACAACAATTCGGACAGCTATGCGATTGGCGTGGGCCATCTGGCAGACCGTATTGGCGGTGCGGGACCGCTGCGCGGATCATTCCCACCCGACGCCAACGGGCTGACTAAGGATGACCGCGTCACGCTGCAACGCAGGCTGACCGCAGCAGGCTTTGACACCGACGGAGCCGATGGCGTTCTGGGCCCCAAAAGTCAGGCGGCAATCAGCGCCTATCAGACCAGCCGCGGGTTGCCTGCCACAGGCGTGCCATCGCAAGAATTGCTGCGATCCCTCGGCTAG
- a CDS encoding DUF1501 domain-containing protein, protein MTELSRRFFLTRSAVLGCSLAASPLLTPVTFAAAPWDTRLIVIILRGAMDGLDAVQPYGDPNYAGLRSSLAGGPQNGALDLDGFFSLHPALGALAPMWKAGELGFAHAVSTPYRDKRSHFDGQDVLEAGTDTLQGGVRDGWLNRMLQEVPGVKADTAYAIGAGEMPILKGKAPVANWAPEATLSLSPQAERLLGIISESDPAMHAALAEAALLSAMDTPSMSSNMTRDMQNNRMGGQHLKIAEFAAKRLREDARVASFSLNGWDTHRFQERGLKAALGELADTLVYLKQELTGPVWKKTAIVAMTEFGRTARENGTKGTDHGTGGLMVMAGGAIRGGKVYGDWPGLDTSDLYEGRDLLPTRDVRAHAAWIMQAMTGLDQSALERVIFPGLDMGSNPGIVL, encoded by the coding sequence ATGACCGAACTTTCACGTCGCTTTTTCCTGACCCGCTCGGCGGTTCTGGGTTGTTCGCTGGCGGCCAGCCCGTTGCTGACGCCGGTTACATTTGCCGCAGCACCTTGGGACACGCGGTTGATCGTCATTATCCTGCGCGGGGCGATGGACGGGTTGGACGCGGTCCAACCCTATGGCGATCCGAATTACGCAGGCCTGCGCAGCAGCCTTGCAGGCGGGCCGCAGAACGGGGCTTTGGATCTGGACGGGTTCTTTTCACTGCACCCCGCTTTGGGTGCGTTGGCCCCCATGTGGAAGGCTGGCGAGCTTGGCTTTGCCCATGCTGTCAGCACGCCCTACCGCGACAAACGCAGCCATTTCGACGGGCAGGACGTGCTTGAAGCGGGCACCGACACCTTGCAGGGTGGCGTGCGTGACGGTTGGCTGAACCGGATGCTGCAAGAGGTGCCGGGGGTCAAGGCCGACACCGCCTATGCCATCGGCGCGGGCGAGATGCCGATTCTCAAGGGCAAAGCACCGGTGGCAAACTGGGCCCCCGAGGCAACGCTGAGCTTGAGTCCGCAGGCGGAACGCTTGCTTGGGATAATCTCGGAAAGCGATCCGGCGATGCACGCGGCATTGGCCGAAGCTGCGCTTTTGTCGGCGATGGATACACCGTCGATGTCGAGCAACATGACCCGCGACATGCAAAATAACCGCATGGGTGGCCAGCATCTGAAAATCGCGGAGTTCGCCGCCAAACGCCTGCGCGAGGATGCGCGGGTGGCGTCGTTCTCGCTGAACGGTTGGGACACGCACCGCTTTCAGGAACGCGGCCTGAAGGCTGCCTTGGGTGAACTGGCTGATACGCTGGTGTACCTCAAACAAGAACTGACCGGCCCTGTCTGGAAGAAAACCGCCATCGTCGCGATGACCGAATTTGGCCGCACGGCCCGCGAGAACGGCACAAAGGGCACCGATCACGGGACCGGCGGGCTGATGGTGATGGCGGGTGGCGCGATCCGCGGCGGCAAGGTTTATGGTGATTGGCCGGGGCTGGATACGTCCGATCTGTACGAAGGTCGTGACTTGCTGCCCACCCGCGATGTGCGGGCGCATGCGGCGTGGATCATGCAGGCGATGACAGGTCTGGATCAATCGGCGCTGGAACGTGTGATCTTTCCCGGCCTCGATATGGGCAGCAATCCCGGCATCGTTTTGTAA
- a CDS encoding iron-containing alcohol dehydrogenase, whose translation MTLTANWSYPTAIRFGAGRISEIAEACIAAGITKPLLITDRGLANMDITQRTLDLIDAAGLGRALFSDVDPNPNELNAQAGVAVYREGGHDGVIAFGGGSGLDLGKVVAFLAGQSRPIWDFEDIGDWWTRADADAIAPIIAVPTTAGTGSEVGRASVITNSETAEKKIIFHPKILPRVVICDPELTVGMPPFITAGTGLDAFAHCVEAFCSPHYHPMSQGMALEGMRLVKDYLPRAYKDGTDIEARAQMMSAAAVGATAFQKGLGAIHALSHPIGAIYHTHHGTTNAVCMPAVLQFNRPEIEGKIAQAARYLDIEGGFDGFCAFVNDLNASMGIPKTLAGLGVEKPDVDRIVAGALIDPSTGGNPVKMTEQNTRKLLLEIIG comes from the coding sequence ATGACGCTGACTGCAAACTGGTCCTATCCCACCGCAATCCGCTTCGGCGCGGGGCGCATTTCCGAGATTGCCGAGGCGTGCATCGCCGCAGGCATCACTAAGCCGCTGTTGATCACCGACCGTGGGCTGGCAAACATGGACATCACCCAGCGCACGCTGGACCTGATCGACGCCGCCGGTCTGGGCCGCGCGTTGTTTTCCGACGTGGACCCGAACCCGAACGAATTGAACGCGCAGGCCGGTGTTGCGGTCTACCGTGAGGGGGGCCATGATGGCGTGATCGCCTTTGGCGGCGGCTCGGGTCTGGATCTGGGCAAGGTTGTGGCGTTTCTGGCGGGGCAAAGTCGCCCGATCTGGGACTTTGAAGACATTGGCGACTGGTGGACCCGCGCCGACGCCGACGCCATCGCACCCATCATCGCAGTACCAACCACGGCAGGCACCGGTTCGGAAGTGGGCCGCGCGTCGGTCATCACCAATTCCGAAACCGCCGAGAAAAAGATCATTTTCCACCCCAAAATCCTGCCCCGCGTCGTGATCTGTGACCCCGAGCTGACCGTGGGGATGCCGCCATTCATCACCGCAGGCACCGGCCTCGATGCCTTTGCCCACTGTGTCGAGGCGTTTTGCTCGCCGCACTATCATCCGATGAGCCAAGGCATGGCGCTGGAAGGGATGCGTCTGGTCAAGGATTACCTGCCGCGCGCTTATAAGGATGGCACCGACATCGAAGCGCGCGCGCAGATGATGTCTGCGGCAGCAGTGGGAGCCACCGCGTTCCAAAAGGGTCTGGGCGCGATCCACGCCCTGTCGCACCCCATTGGTGCAATTTACCACACTCACCACGGCACCACGAACGCGGTCTGCATGCCTGCCGTGCTGCAATTCAACCGCCCCGAAATCGAAGGCAAAATAGCACAGGCCGCGCGGTATCTGGACATAGAGGGCGGCTTTGACGGGTTCTGCGCCTTTGTTAACGATCTGAATGCGTCGATGGGTATTCCCAAGACACTGGCGGGACTGGGCGTTGAAAAACCCGACGTAGACCGCATTGTTGCCGGCGCGTTGATCGACCCCAGTACCGGCGGCAATCCGGTGAAGATGACCGAGCAGAACACGCGCAAGCTGCTGCTCGAGATTATCGGCTGA
- a CDS encoding DUF1800 domain-containing protein has translation MLAGIIAPDTMADRFPIEPFSKFRDRMVASDKLRRTLRDNRGKPQAKVAQKRRNLLKKEARIDMTRWLGMSMLRRTYTDTAFFERLVYFWGDHFSATGKAGVIKRATSPYIEDGIRPYVGGRFSDLLISAVTHPVMLQYLDQDRSIGPQSERALKSGKAAGLNENLAREVMELHTLGVDGPYTQQDVRELAELFAGLSFQPNQGRKFRKDYVEPGAETVLGVTYDDAYSIKPVHAVLEDLAVHPATARHLSWKLAVHFVSDRPDPALIDHLTARYVETGGDLMQVYAALLEHPAAWTPEGANIKPPVEFVGSAMRALAVEPIVVTGMTEKGVRNVILTPMAVMGQTWQKFSGPDGWPEEDSAWLTPQGLSGRVRWAMEGPQLLRPDLPDPRAFVDTALGSFAPEDVKFAASAAESKSEAIGLVLMSPAFQRR, from the coding sequence ATGTTGGCCGGAATCATTGCCCCCGACACGATGGCCGATCGCTTTCCCATCGAACCGTTCAGCAAATTCCGTGACCGCATGGTTGCCAGCGATAAACTGCGCCGAACCCTGCGCGACAACCGTGGCAAACCCCAAGCCAAGGTCGCACAGAAAAGGCGCAACCTGTTGAAGAAGGAGGCCCGCATCGACATGACCCGCTGGCTGGGCATGTCGATGCTGCGCCGCACCTATACAGACACCGCGTTTTTCGAGCGGCTGGTGTATTTCTGGGGCGACCACTTTAGCGCCACGGGCAAGGCAGGCGTGATAAAGCGCGCGACATCGCCCTATATCGAAGACGGCATTCGTCCCTATGTTGGTGGCCGGTTTTCTGATCTGTTGATCAGCGCTGTGACCCATCCGGTGATGCTGCAATATCTGGATCAGGACCGGTCCATAGGACCGCAGAGTGAACGTGCACTAAAAAGCGGCAAAGCCGCTGGCCTGAATGAAAACCTCGCCCGCGAAGTGATGGAATTGCACACGCTGGGTGTCGATGGCCCTTATACCCAACAAGACGTGCGCGAGCTGGCCGAGTTATTTGCCGGCCTGTCGTTTCAGCCGAACCAAGGTCGCAAATTCCGCAAGGATTATGTCGAGCCGGGGGCTGAAACCGTGCTGGGTGTTACCTATGATGACGCCTATTCGATCAAGCCGGTGCATGCTGTGCTGGAAGACCTGGCTGTTCACCCCGCCACCGCGCGGCATCTGTCGTGGAAATTGGCGGTGCATTTTGTGTCGGACAGGCCCGATCCCGCGCTGATCGACCATCTGACCGCGCGCTATGTCGAAACTGGGGGTGATCTGATGCAGGTCTATGCCGCGCTGCTGGAGCACCCTGCCGCGTGGACACCAGAGGGGGCCAATATTAAACCGCCCGTGGAATTTGTAGGCTCCGCCATGCGTGCGCTGGCTGTGGAACCCATTGTGGTGACCGGAATGACGGAAAAGGGGGTGCGCAACGTGATCCTGACGCCGATGGCGGTTATGGGGCAGACGTGGCAGAAATTCTCGGGGCCGGACGGCTGGCCCGAAGAAGATTCGGCATGGTTAACACCCCAAGGACTGTCCGGTCGCGTGCGCTGGGCGATGGAGGGGCCGCAACTGTTGCGCCCCGATCTGCCGGACCCGCGTGCCTTTGTTGACACGGCGCTGGGAAGTTTTGCCCCCGAAGACGTGAAATTCGCGGCCAGTGCTGCCGAAAGTAAATCCGAAGCCATCGGTCTTGTGCTGATGTCCCCCGCGTTCCAGCGCCGTTAG
- the mce gene encoding methylmalonyl-CoA epimerase: MIGRLNHVAIAVPDLEAASEQYRSALGAKVGAPQDEPDHGVTVVFIELPNTKIELLYPLGENSPIQGFLDKNPSGGIHHVCYEVDDIIAARDHLKASGLRVLGDGEPKIGAHGKPVIFLHPKDMNGTLTELEQV; encoded by the coding sequence ATGATCGGACGCCTCAACCACGTTGCCATCGCCGTGCCGGACCTGGAGGCGGCTTCGGAGCAATACCGAAGCGCGCTGGGTGCCAAAGTCGGCGCTCCGCAGGACGAACCCGACCACGGGGTGACCGTGGTTTTTATCGAACTGCCCAATACCAAAATCGAATTGCTGTACCCATTGGGAGAAAACAGCCCAATTCAGGGGTTTCTGGACAAGAACCCATCGGGTGGCATTCATCATGTCTGCTACGAAGTCGATGACATCATCGCCGCGCGTGATCACCTCAAGGCCAGCGGCCTGCGGGTGCTGGGTGACGGAGAACCAAAGATCGGCGCACATGGCAAGCCGGTGATCTTTTTGCATCCCAAGGACATGAACGGCACGCTGACAGAACTTGAGCAAGTCTGA
- the aspS gene encoding aspartate--tRNA ligase translates to MHAYRSHTCAELTAADVGKTVRLSGWVNRVRDHGGILFIDLRDHYGVTQVLCDPDSDAFADVEKLRSEWCVRIDGEVKARAPELVNPKITTGEVEVFVREVEVLGPAAELPLMVFGDQEYPEETRLKYRYLDLRREKMQANMKLRSDVVASMRKRMWDAKFREYQTPIITASSPEGARDFLVPSRLHPGKFYALPQAPQQFKQLLMVSGFDRYFQIAPCFRDEDPRADRSPTDFYQLDLEMSFVTQQDVFDTIQPVIGGIFEEFGGGRKVDQTWEQISYRDAALWYGSDKPDLRNPIKMQVVSEHFAGSGFAIFAKLLEQDGTEVRAIPAPTGGSRKFCDRMNAFAQKEGLPGMGYIFWREKTADAVAQELGITVKEAQAKLKSGEVEGGMEAAGPLAKNIGPERTEAIRQQLGLGMGDAAFFLGGKPKAFEAIAGRARTIIGDELGLTDTDRFAFAWIVDFPIYEKDETTGKIDFEHNPFSMPQGGMDALQGDPLEVLGYQYDLACNGYELVSGAIRNHRPEIMFKAFEIAGYDESEVRKRFGGMVNAFQYGAPPHGGCAAGIDRIVMLLANEQNIREVILFPMNQRAEDLMMNAPSEPTSDQLMELGLRVIPQD, encoded by the coding sequence ATGCACGCCTATCGCAGCCACACCTGCGCCGAACTGACCGCCGCCGATGTCGGCAAAACCGTCCGCCTGTCCGGTTGGGTCAATCGCGTGCGCGATCACGGGGGTATCCTGTTTATCGACTTGCGCGACCATTATGGCGTCACGCAGGTTCTGTGCGACCCTGATAGCGACGCTTTTGCAGATGTCGAAAAGCTGCGCAGCGAATGGTGCGTGCGCATTGACGGCGAGGTAAAGGCGCGTGCGCCCGAACTGGTGAACCCGAAGATCACCACAGGCGAAGTCGAAGTGTTTGTGCGTGAGGTCGAAGTGCTGGGCCCCGCCGCCGAGTTGCCCCTGATGGTGTTTGGCGATCAGGAATATCCTGAAGAAACACGCCTGAAATACCGCTATTTGGATCTGCGTCGCGAAAAGATGCAGGCCAATATGAAGCTGCGTTCGGATGTTGTTGCGTCCATGCGCAAACGGATGTGGGATGCCAAATTCCGCGAATACCAGACACCGATCATCACCGCATCCAGCCCTGAAGGCGCGCGCGACTTTCTGGTGCCGTCGCGTCTGCACCCAGGCAAGTTTTACGCACTGCCGCAAGCCCCTCAACAGTTCAAACAGCTGCTCATGGTTTCGGGTTTTGACAGATATTTCCAGATCGCGCCCTGTTTCCGCGACGAAGACCCGCGTGCGGACCGGTCGCCCACCGACTTTTACCAGCTTGACCTTGAAATGAGCTTTGTCACCCAGCAGGATGTGTTCGACACGATTCAGCCGGTGATCGGCGGCATTTTCGAGGAATTCGGCGGCGGTCGCAAAGTCGACCAGACATGGGAGCAGATCAGCTATCGCGATGCGGCTCTGTGGTACGGCAGCGACAAGCCTGACCTGCGTAACCCGATCAAGATGCAGGTCGTTTCCGAACATTTCGCAGGTTCGGGCTTTGCCATCTTCGCGAAACTGCTGGAGCAGGACGGCACCGAAGTGCGCGCCATCCCCGCGCCCACGGGCGGCAGCCGCAAGTTCTGCGACCGGATGAACGCATTCGCGCAAAAAGAAGGCTTGCCGGGCATGGGTTATATCTTTTGGCGTGAGAAAACGGCGGATGCCGTGGCCCAGGAGTTGGGCATTACCGTAAAAGAGGCCCAAGCCAAGCTGAAATCCGGCGAAGTCGAGGGCGGTATGGAAGCTGCCGGCCCGCTGGCCAAGAACATCGGCCCTGAACGCACCGAAGCCATCCGCCAGCAGTTGGGCCTTGGCATGGGCGATGCCGCGTTCTTCCTTGGTGGCAAACCCAAAGCCTTTGAAGCCATCGCAGGACGTGCGCGCACGATCATCGGTGACGAACTGGGCCTGACCGACACCGACCGTTTTGCCTTTGCCTGGATCGTCGATTTCCCGATCTATGAAAAGGACGAGACGACCGGTAAAATCGACTTTGAACACAACCCGTTCTCGATGCCCCAAGGCGGCATGGACGCGTTGCAGGGTGATCCGCTAGAGGTGTTGGGATACCAGTATGACCTTGCTTGCAATGGTTATGAACTGGTGTCCGGCGCCATCCGGAACCACCGACCCGAGATCATGTTCAAGGCCTTTGAAATCGCAGGCTACGACGAAAGCGAAGTGCGCAAGCGTTTCGGCGGCATGGTCAACGCTTTCCAATATGGTGCCCCGCCACACGGTGGCTGTGCCGCTGGTATTGACCGTATCGTGATGCTGCTGGCGAACGAACAGAACATTCGCGAAGTGATCCTGTTCCCGATGAACCAGCGCGCCGAAGATTTGATGATGAACGCGCCAAGCGAGCCCACCAGCGACCAGTTGATGGAGCTGGGTTTGCGGGTCATTCCGCAAGACTGA